A single genomic interval of Spinacia oleracea cultivar Varoflay chromosome 6, BTI_SOV_V1, whole genome shotgun sequence harbors:
- the LOC130463734 gene encoding uncharacterized protein → MSSDEEAPPKVIAAAVDLDYYLGSGDGPGIVITPVKLRGASNYDEWAKAVRRSMISKFKFGFLDGSVKEPITDETKMKHWIAVNSMVVSWITNTIDESLRSNLEDFDIAHELWSHLRTRYCVVSGTRVCHIKMALSGCKQGTSEGVMEYYGRLSKVWKEYVQYARVPRCVCAGCTCNIAKQVGDIHDEDRLHYFLIGLDDHYEAIRAQLLARSPLPGLDEAYQTVMNTETMRAKAARGPESVMAFKVETKARSRSGDVSGRFCGHCNREGHEEETCYQLIGFPEWWDEKKRGGRGPGRGGRTSIRGGRVARGAASSTSGVARANAVSNATGGATTTVTSGDGSHGAVTTTNHELVGVTKEQVQQIVDILSRPSTKLQGPLDEDGDWRR, encoded by the exons ATGAGTTCCGATGAGGAGGCACCACCAAAGGTcatcgccgccgccgtcgaccTAGACTACTATCTCGGGTCAGGCGACGGCCCCGGTATTGTTATCACCCCTGTGAAACTGAGAGGAGCATCGAACTACGATGAATGGGCCAAAGCcgttcgtcgctcgatgatttcaaaattcaaatttggttttcttgatgggtctgtgaaggagcccattacggacgagacgaagatgaaacattggattgcggtcaattcgatggtggtgtcttggatcacaaacaccattgacgagagtttgcgttcgaatctggaggactttgatattgctcacgagttgtggagtcatttgaggacgcggtactgcgtcgtgtcgggcaccagggtctgccatattaagatggctctgagtggttgcaagcagggcacgtctgagggcgtcatggagtactatggccgcttgtcgaaggtatggaaggagtacgtacagtatgcacgagttcccaggtgtgtatgtgcgggttgtacgtgtaatatagcgaagcaggtgggggacattcacgatgaagatcgtctgcactatttcctaattggcctggatgatcactatgaagccattcgtgcacaactgttagcacgatcgccgttgccaggactcgacgaggcgtaccagacggttatgaataccgagaccatgcgcgccaaggctgcgagaggtccggagagtgtcatggcgttcaaggtcgagactaaggctcggtcgaggtcgggagatgtcagtggcagattttgtggtcattgcaatcgtgagggtcatgaggaagaaacttgttatcagctgattggatttcctgaatggtgggatgagaagaaacgaggtggacgagggcctggtcgaggaggcaggacgtcgattagaggaggcagagtagctcgcggggcagcgtcgtcgaccagtggtgtcgctcgtgccaatgccgtgagcaatgccacaggaggggcgacaaccactgtgacgagtggagacggatcgcatggtgcagtgacgacaaccaatcatgagcttgttggggtgacgaaggagcaagtccagcaaatagttgacatcttgtcacgaccttcaaccaagttgcaag gaccgctcgacgaggatggtgattggcgtaggtga